CGGAGCGTCCTGCGAAGCCGTCTATTCTGCCTCAAAAGGCGCCGTAAACGCTTTCACAAAGGCCATGGCAAAAGAGCTTGGTCCAAGTAATATATGTGTAAATGCCGTTGCCTTAGGCGTAATCGATACGAACATGAATCATTTCTTATCTTGTGATGAAAAGAAAGCTTTAAAAGATGAAATACCCCTTGGCCGCTTTGGAAGCCCCAGAGAAGCTGCAGAATTAACATATTCTATCGTAAAAAATAAATATCTTACAGGCCAAATTATAACCTTCGACGGCGGAATGATATAAAAGGAGCTGCTGCAAAATTTATTTGCAGCAGCTCCTTTTTCATTTAAAGCCTATAGGGTTTAACAAGACCCCATAGGAACAATAGTTATTTTACTGTTTTTCCAAAAAAGTTTGAAATACGCCATTCTCTGCAAAAACGCAAAGCCTGTGGCACCAAAAACTTTTCTCCCATTTCAAAACCGGGATAACCCCCGGTTTTTATGTATCGTCATCCCTTTGAATATCTGGAAATATTAAGGACTATGCCTACAGAAAATAATAATATGGCTATAGATGTTCCGCCGTGGCTTATAAAAGGAAGAGGAACCCCTGTATTGGGTATGCTGTTGGTTACAACAGCGATATTTACAAGAACTTGACTTCCTATCATGAGCCCTACCCCTGCGGCTACAAGAGAGCCGTATAAGTCTGGGGCATTAATGGCTGTTTTTAATATTCTCCAAAGGAGAACTCCGAAAAGAAATAACACCAGCCCAGCTCCCACAAGCCCCAGCTCTTCACATATTATGGAGAAAATAATATCATTATGGGCCTCTGGAATAAATCCAAGCTTCTGACGGCTTTGCGTAAGGCCAAGACCGAATATTCCCCCGGAAGCTATGGCATATAAGGACTGTATCGTCTGAAAGCCTTTATCCGTAGGGTCTGAAAAAGGATCCAGCCATGCGGTAAACCGCTTGCTTCGATATCCTGTTCCCGTTGCAAGAAGTATTACAAGGGCAACCACACCTAAAACTGCCACTATAACAAATATGGCCGTATATGGACTTGCAATAAATATCATTCCGGCTCCTATAATGGTGATGATAAGCGCCGTACTTAAGTTTGAAGTACCTACGGCAATGATTCCTGCGCAAATGCCGATGGTTCCGCCGAGAAAGGCAAGGCCTTTCAAACTGCTTGCGCTGTTTTTATATGTAGATATTATCTGGGCCACAAAAAGTATAATGGAAATTTTAGCAAGCTCCGAAGGCTGGAACTGTGTAAGCCCCGGTATAGGCAAGGGAAGCCACCTTCTTGCTCCTCCTGATTCTTTTCCAAATAAAGATGTTATAATAAGAAGTATGATAGAAACAATATAAAATAAAGTTCCGAACTTTTTCAAATATCTATAGTTGATATTTGACATAAAAAGCATAGCGGCAACCCCTATAATTGCCGCAAACGACTGAGAGCGTACAAGGGAATACATATTGTTCCCGAACTTAGAGCTGGTAGACGCTACATAATAGCTTGAGCTAAAGACCATAACAATGCCTATCAGCACAAGGAGAATTACGGTTATTAAAATCGTATAGTCTATGTTCCTGACCTCTATTACTTTTAAATCTGATCTGGAAGCCGAGCCCCTTTTTGAATTCCCTGTATTTGCCATCAGGCAATCACTCCCTTATATAGTACATTAAGGTTTATTTCTAAGAAATAAATTTTAATTAAAGTAAAGCAAAGGCAAAGCCGCTATAAAAACTGTTCTCTATAATTCAAAAACACGGAGTTTCTTCGAAAACAGTATAATTTTGAATTATTTCGGATATATATTTTTTCAGGATTTATTTGCTTTACTATACTTGCTTTTAAATTTATAAGCTTATAAATCGTTTCCTATCGTTAACAAATTTGTTTTCAGTTTGCTAAGGATAAAGCATATTCCTTGAAAAGCCGCCCTCTCTGCTCGTAATTATCGAACATACCCCAACTGGCACAGGCAGGAGATAAAAGAATTGCTTCCCCTTCTTCAGCCTTTGAAAAAGAAATATTAACGGCCTCTTCCAAGGTTTTGGCCCTTGTAATATTATAAAAGCCCTGTTCCTTGCAGGCCTTTTCTATTTTATCAGCCGTCTCACCTATAAGCACAAGCTCTTTTATTTTACCTGAAAAATTCTGAATCCACTCGGTATAATCGGCATTTTTATCGTACCCGCCCCCTATTAAAACCGTAGGCTTTTTCATTGCCTGTATGGCTTTAATGGAAGAATCAGGGTTCGTGCCCTTAGAGTCATTAAAGAAGTCAACGCCCTTTATGGTTTTAACAAATTCTATTCTATGTTCCACAGCCTTAAAGTTCTTTAAGGCTTCTCTTACGTATTTTACCGGTACGTCCATGCATATAGCCATCATAGAAGCCGCCATTGCGTTTTCGTAATTATGCACGCCGAATATTTTTAATTCGTCTATGTTAATTACTTCTTCTTTGCTCCCCAGGGCATGGATACAAATAATATCATCTTTTAAGAAAATACCCTCTGAAAGACTTCTTTTTGAGCTAAAGAAAAATACCTTGGCAGAAGTCTTTTCTGCCATTTTTCTGCAAGCCTCATCTTCATAGTTCAAAATTAAATAATCGTCTTTATTTTGATTGAGAAAAATCCGCTCTTTTATATTTATATAATTTTCCATGGTTTTATGCCTGTCTAAATGATCTGGCGTAATATTTAATACTGACGACACATGCGGCCGGAAATCTTTTATCTTTTCAAGCTGAAAGCTTGAAAGCTCACACACGCAAAAAGAGCCTTCATCCATTCTCTCGGCTTCATTTGAAATAGCATTTCCTATATTTCCTACCACAAATGTTTTAGGATTATAAGATTTTAAAATTTCTCCCAAAAGAGCGGTGGTGGTGGTTTTTCCGT
This is a stretch of genomic DNA from Anaeropeptidivorans aminofermentans. It encodes these proteins:
- a CDS encoding FtsW/RodA/SpoVE family cell cycle protein, whose amino-acid sequence is MANTGNSKRGSASRSDLKVIEVRNIDYTILITVILLVLIGIVMVFSSSYYVASTSSKFGNNMYSLVRSQSFAAIIGVAAMLFMSNINYRYLKKFGTLFYIVSIILLIITSLFGKESGGARRWLPLPIPGLTQFQPSELAKISIILFVAQIISTYKNSASSLKGLAFLGGTIGICAGIIAVGTSNLSTALIITIIGAGMIFIASPYTAIFVIVAVLGVVALVILLATGTGYRSKRFTAWLDPFSDPTDKGFQTIQSLYAIASGGIFGLGLTQSRQKLGFIPEAHNDIIFSIICEELGLVGAGLVLFLFGVLLWRILKTAINAPDLYGSLVAAGVGLMIGSQVLVNIAVVTNSIPNTGVPLPFISHGGTSIAILLFSVGIVLNISRYSKG
- the murD gene encoding UDP-N-acetylmuramoyl-L-alanine--D-glutamate ligase, giving the protein MDFSNKNILVCGMAQSGIAAAKLIKSHNGNVVLQDKKDASELKEVISSLSGSGINILTGKNPETTEGFDFIVLSPGVPADLPFLKAAEEKGIPVISEIELGYLFCKAPIAAITGTNGKTTTTALLGEILKSYNPKTFVVGNIGNAISNEAERMDEGSFCVCELSSFQLEKIKDFRPHVSSVLNITPDHLDRHKTMENYINIKERIFLNQNKDDYLILNYEDEACRKMAEKTSAKVFFFSSKRSLSEGIFLKDDIICIHALGSKEEVINIDELKIFGVHNYENAMAASMMAICMDVPVKYVREALKNFKAVEHRIEFVKTIKGVDFFNDSKGTNPDSSIKAIQAMKKPTVLIGGGYDKNADYTEWIQNFSGKIKELVLIGETADKIEKACKEQGFYNITRAKTLEEAVNISFSKAEEGEAILLSPACASWGMFDNYEQRGRLFKEYALSLAN